One stretch of Pomacea canaliculata isolate SZHN2017 linkage group LG11, ASM307304v1, whole genome shotgun sequence DNA includes these proteins:
- the LOC112575537 gene encoding ADP-ribosylation factor-like protein 3, translating into MGLLALLRKLKSNPDKELRILLLGLDNAGKTTLLKQLASEDVSHITPTQGFNIKSVQSSGFRLNVWDIGGQRKIRPYWKNYFDNTDLLIYVIDSADRKRHEETGVELQELLEEEKLAGVPVLVFANKQDLVNACSASEIAESLNLNSIRDRQWQIQACSALSGEGVKDGIEWVIKTCNSKKK; encoded by the exons ATG ggaTTATTAGCTCTTCTGCGAAAACTAAAATCCAATCCTGACAAGGAGCTGCGTATTTTGTTGCTTGGTCTTGATAATGCTGGTAAGACCACACTATTGAAACAATTGGCTTCTGAAGATGTCAGTCACATCACACCAACACAG GGATTCAACATAAAGTCAGTTCAGTCCTCTGGATTTCGGCTGAATGTCTGGGATATAGGAGGACAAAGGAAAATAAGGCCATattggaaaaattattttgacaatACAGACTTACTG ATATATGTGATTGACAGTGCAGACAGGAAGAGACACGAGGAAACTGGAGtg GAGCTGCAAGAACTTCTTGAGGAGGAGAAGCTGGCAGGTGTGCCAGTATTGGTATTTGCAAATAAACAGGACCTGGTAAATGCATGCTCAGCTAGCGAGATTGCAGAGTCTTTAAATTTGAACTCCATTCGGGATCGTCAGTGGCAGATACAAGCATGCTCAGCCTTGTCTGGGGAAGGAGTAAAG GATGGAATTGAATGGGTGATAAAAACATGCAACAGTAAGAAGAAGTGA
- the LOC112575535 gene encoding isocitrate dehydrogenase [NAD] subunit beta, mitochondrial-like isoform X4 has translation MASTLGGLRLSCRFINKSGSFYLGAKHFTTPISEPVSHPEGNNTVTLVPGDGVGPELMNSVQDVFSAAGVPVDFEEIFISEIQPGQSATVQTVVESFRRNGVGLKGILTSPSTYKGGVLRTVNMKIRRELDLFANVVRVKSLPGFHTRHNNLDFVIIREQTEGEYSALEHESVSGVVECLKIITRANSMRIAKFAFDYAMRHHRKKVTAVHKANIMKLGDGLFLACCEEVSKMYPTIKYENMIIDNCCMQLVSNPHQFDVMVMPNLYGNIIDNLASGLVGGAGVVPGESYSRDVAIFEQGARHSFAEAVGKNIANPTASLLSACNMLKHIHLEYHSRIIHDAVLRVIKSGKVRTKDMGGHNTTSDFTQAVISSLHH, from the exons cctaTATCAGAACCAGTGTCTCATCCTGAAGGGAACAACACTGTGACCTTAGTTCCTGGAGATGGAGTAGGTCCAGAACTCATGAACAGTGTTCAAGATGTCTTCTCAGCTGCTGGAGTTCCTGTTGACTTTGAAGAAATTTTTATCAG CGAAATCCAACCAGGTCAAAGTGCTACTGTGCAGACAGTAGTCGAATCCTTTCGTCGAAATGGAGTTGGACTTAAAGGCATTCTCACTTCTCCCTCCACTTACAAGGGGGGAGTGCTGAGAACAGTCAATATGAAAATACG ACGAGAGTTGGACCTGTTTGCTAATGTTGTACGAGTGAAGAGCCTTCCTGGATTTCACACAAGACACAATAACCTAGACTTTGTCATCATCCGGGAGCAAACAGAAGGAGAGTACAGTGCTCTTGAACATGAGAGTGTCAGTGGGGTTGTGGAATGTTTGAAGATCATAACAAGAGCCAATTCCATGCGAATAGCAAAATTTGCCTTCGACTATGCCATGCGGCATCACCGTAAAAAAGTTACAGCTGTGCACAAGGCAAACATTAT GAAACTGGGAGATGGTCTGTTTCTTGCTTGCTGTGAAGAAGTATCAAAAATGTATCCGACGATCAAATATGAGAACATGATAATTGACAACTGCTGCATGCAG CTAGTTTCCAATCCACATCAATTTGATGTCATGGTTATGCCCAATCTTTATGGCAACATTATCGACAACTTGGCATCAGGTCTTGTGGGTGGTGCTGGTGTTGTGCCAGGAGAGAGCTACAGCAGGGATGTGGCCATTTTTGAGCAG GGTGCCAGGCATTCCTTTGCAGAAGCAGTTGGCAAAAATATTGCAAACCCAACAGCATCTTTGTTAAGTGCTTGTAACATGTTAAAGCACATTCACTTGGAATACCACTCCCGCATTATCCACGATGCAGTGCTGCGAGTCATAAAGTCTGGAAAG GTACGAACAAAGGATATGGGTGGCCACAACACCACCAGTGACTTCACACAAGCAGTGATCAGCAGTCTACACCACTAG
- the LOC112575535 gene encoding isocitrate dehydrogenase [NAD] subunit beta, mitochondrial-like isoform X2, which translates to MASTLGGLRLSCRFINKSGSFYLGAKHFTTPKVLFFSQHKYHRSSIQSKPVPISEPVSHPEGNNTVTLVPGDGVGPELMNSVQDVFSAAGVPVDFEEIFISEIQPGQSATVQTVVESFRRNGVGLKGILTSPSTYKGGVLRTVNMKIRRELDLFANVVRVKSLPGFHTRHNNLDFVIIREQTEGEYSALEHESVSGVVECLKIITRANSMRIAKFAFDYAMRHHRKKVTAVHKANIMKLGDGLFLACCEEVSKMYPTIKYENMIIDNCCMQLVSNPHQFDVMVMPNLYGNIIDNLASGLVGGAGVVPGESYSRDVAIFEQGARHSFAEAVGKNIANPTASLLSACNMLKHIHLEYHSRIIHDAVLRVIKSGKVRTKDMGGHNTTSDFTQAVISSLHH; encoded by the exons cccAAAGTCTTGTTTTTCTCCCAGCATAAATACCATAGATCCAGTATACAGTCCAAGCCAGTG cctaTATCAGAACCAGTGTCTCATCCTGAAGGGAACAACACTGTGACCTTAGTTCCTGGAGATGGAGTAGGTCCAGAACTCATGAACAGTGTTCAAGATGTCTTCTCAGCTGCTGGAGTTCCTGTTGACTTTGAAGAAATTTTTATCAG CGAAATCCAACCAGGTCAAAGTGCTACTGTGCAGACAGTAGTCGAATCCTTTCGTCGAAATGGAGTTGGACTTAAAGGCATTCTCACTTCTCCCTCCACTTACAAGGGGGGAGTGCTGAGAACAGTCAATATGAAAATACG ACGAGAGTTGGACCTGTTTGCTAATGTTGTACGAGTGAAGAGCCTTCCTGGATTTCACACAAGACACAATAACCTAGACTTTGTCATCATCCGGGAGCAAACAGAAGGAGAGTACAGTGCTCTTGAACATGAGAGTGTCAGTGGGGTTGTGGAATGTTTGAAGATCATAACAAGAGCCAATTCCATGCGAATAGCAAAATTTGCCTTCGACTATGCCATGCGGCATCACCGTAAAAAAGTTACAGCTGTGCACAAGGCAAACATTAT GAAACTGGGAGATGGTCTGTTTCTTGCTTGCTGTGAAGAAGTATCAAAAATGTATCCGACGATCAAATATGAGAACATGATAATTGACAACTGCTGCATGCAG CTAGTTTCCAATCCACATCAATTTGATGTCATGGTTATGCCCAATCTTTATGGCAACATTATCGACAACTTGGCATCAGGTCTTGTGGGTGGTGCTGGTGTTGTGCCAGGAGAGAGCTACAGCAGGGATGTGGCCATTTTTGAGCAG GGTGCCAGGCATTCCTTTGCAGAAGCAGTTGGCAAAAATATTGCAAACCCAACAGCATCTTTGTTAAGTGCTTGTAACATGTTAAAGCACATTCACTTGGAATACCACTCCCGCATTATCCACGATGCAGTGCTGCGAGTCATAAAGTCTGGAAAG GTACGAACAAAGGATATGGGTGGCCACAACACCACCAGTGACTTCACACAAGCAGTGATCAGCAGTCTACACCACTAG